The following proteins are co-located in the Saccharomycodes ludwigii strain NBRC 1722 chromosome V, whole genome shotgun sequence genome:
- the CAR2 gene encoding ornithine-oxo-acid transaminase (similar to Saccharomyces cerevisiae YLR438W | CAR2 | Catabolism of ARginine) — translation MSYLKLMKGKFSSQISQQLQRNISRKIAPQTRTMSTKLNFNISSAQTIEYEEKYAAHNYHPIPVVFHKAKGAHVWDPEGKEYVDWLSCYSAMNQGHCHPEIIGALVDQASKLTLSSRAFHNDVFALFAKYATEYFNYESILPMNTGAEAVETGLKLARRWGYVKKGIPENEAIILAAQGNFHGRTFGAISLSTDEEDSRKNYGPFLNTLTAKIPGGEENEYIRYGVIEDIERAFKSHGDKIAAILLEPIQGEAGIVVPPPDYLTKVQELCRKYNVLFICDEIQTGIGRTGKLLCYEHSANVKPDVVLLGKAISGGVLPVSCVLSSTEIMSVFTPGSHGSTYGGNPLASRVSIAALEVVKNEKLTERSKELGDLLLEKLTELQKRSAGIISEVRGKGLLTAIVIDPTKSNGRTAWDLCLLMKDEGVLAKPTHDHIIRLSPPLVISKEDLLNGVAVIEKCLKKLPTAEKASH, via the coding sequence ATGtcatatttaaaattaatgaaaggTAAATTTTCTTCTCAAATAAGCCAACAACTACAGAGGAATATCTCCAGAAAAATAGCCCCACAAACCAGAACAATGTCTACTAAACTAAACTTCAACATTTCTAGTGCTCAAACTATTGAATATGAAGAAAAATACGCCGCTCACAACTATCATCCAATTCCAGTTGTGTTCCACAAAGCTAAAGGTGCTCATGTGTGGGACCCAGAGGGTAAAGAATATGTTGACTGGTTGTCTTGTTACAGTGCTATGAACCAAGGTCACTGTCATCCAGAAATTATTGGTGCTTTAGTTGATCAAGCTTCTAAATTAACTTTGTCTTCAAGAGCTTTTCATAACGATGTTTTTGCATTATTTGCAAAGTATGCTACCGAGTACTTCAACTATGAAAGTATTTTGCCAATGAACACAGGTGCTGAAGCTGTTGAAACAGGTTTAAAATTGGCTAGAAGATGGGGTTATGTCAAGAAAGGCATCCCTGAAAATGAGGCTATTATTCTTGCAGCTCAAGGTAATTTCCATGGTCGTACTTTTGGGGCCATTTCTTTAAGTactgatgaagaagattcAAGAAAAAACTATGGTCCATTTTTGAATACCCTTACTGCTAAAATTCCAGGTGGTGAAGAAAACGAATACATCAGATATGGTGTTATTGAAGATATCGAAAGAGCCTTCAAATCACATGGTGACAAAATTGCTGCCATCTTATTAGAACCAATTCAAGGTGAAGCTGGGATTGTTGTCCCACCTCCTGACTACTTGACCAAAGTTCAAGAATTATGTCGTAAGTATAACGTTCTATTCATCTGTGATGAAATTCAAACAGGTATTGGTAGAACCGGTAAATTATTGTGTTACGAACACTCTGCAAATGTCAAGCCAgatgttgttttattaGGTAAGGCTATTTCTGGTGGTGTCTTGCCAGTTTCCTGCGTTTTATCCTCTACAGAAATCATGTCTGTTTTTACTCCAGGTTCTCATGGATCCACTTATGGTGGTAATCCATTAGCTTCTCGTGTTTCCATTGCCGCTTTAGAAGTTGTTAAGAACGAGAAATTAACTGAAAGATCCAAAGAATTGGGTGATTtgttattggaaaaattaactGAACTACAAAAAAGGTCAGCTGGTATTATATCAGAAGTTCGTGGTAAGGGTTTATTGACTGCAATTGTGATTGATCCTACAAAATCCAATGGTAGAACTGCTTGGGatctttgtttattaatgaAAGATGAAGGTGTTTTAGCTAAGCCAACTCATGATCACATTATCAGATTGTCTCCACCATTGGTTATTTCTAAGGAAGATTTATTGAATGGTGTTGCAGTCATtgaaaaatgtttaaaaaagttgcCAACTGCTGAAAAGGCCAGTCATTAA
- the NTE1 gene encoding lysophospholipase (similar to Saccharomyces cerevisiae YML059C | NTE1 | Neuropathy Target Esterase), translating to MSALNNTTKLEYLSSSTPEFSNVIQTTTTTIFSTMAVDNELLLPLFSFPVNVALKFTSISTKLVNRLLSLVGWILAKSSWKLIKLFFMRVPYWILYSNFQITLPLSTLFFGVFILLCTTYILVNNHFLHAYSKLKPGNEFESEKKLKNKMLLDEMMFLQSSSLSSGSASALLPNKKNKSSNGIFSSYLDEFLSAIRIFGYLEKPVFHELTKSMRTQRLEEGEILLLEDSLGFAILVEGSIEIYHKVEANNNDFKNDSRDILHNKNSAITQDFYENSEDEDLDDDNEDHASVKSNYCRINGEKFQLLNNIKTGNQISSLVSILKLFTNNSEIEREVNSISSYQRDYSFIYNSLNNHRDSPLSPTNIKPNNSIPSTINDTSTNTANATNTNNTNNDICFNSPRSTTPITKNMKNINIESIDRNYNHKTTDNESISQIPSHVNNQDVQNDILGSSLYDNHVTLPNLIAKASEDCTIAIIPAEAFKKLTTKYPRSASHIIQMILTKLYRVTFQTAHKYLGLTKEIIHTEVVLNRNVKVELPYYLKQTIIRTINDDYNLVSPDSKNNSTTNDINNNKNNNNNNNNNNNNASHTTTTSTNTNGISSSNSSTSSSTSNSSAHHNNASNSTITSPSMHLRKSFNSKLVVASVKSQPGIVGSRNVILNSKDNKVHPGDLLSNVPLSRATFVAVPASSPSASSSSQPSSIATSNNAHNIHGIKQINSKQTSSISDSNKSGINAIPKLNASFKSQLMDSKALLNNERSPSPSNRSGVSRNHYFVSQHSAPIDCYGFDSKSICPPSKCNRPPTQQHPEQIHDEGLLTKSFSAQEETEESSWRIALVEGIFSYLGITKDNILPGHTLHNNRLQLTAPDSSSLFTSNSRLSSRRTSLSSNTYTINSKDGISVYKLLNPENTAKSKRKNTSNQRINNKEYKECMPTNLDFDTAKREFAEKLEPAYIPKGSFIARQNSMIAGLYYIISGELEVLHTDDSDDGKEKTLYVVKSNGITGYLASLIGSKSLVSIRARSNSYVVFLPSDSIERLCSKYFMIYLRIAETLTDLLSPKILKLDYALEWVQLDSSEVLFKQNDPASGIYVVINGRLREIFESEKSKDKSAFKNNKKSPRQKQEANENVHIIREYAQGESFGEVEVLTASSRLSTVIAIRDTELARIPRSLFEILALEHPSIMIRVSRLVAKQILQRNPHYSEEPSKIVSSNGYKYDFDLSIPPAPRSTNNSGRNQNLNNYRTICILPITSGLPVEEFALKLTYAFKQVGRSVIALDQRATLSHLGRHAFDKFANLKQSGYFADLEENYQTVVYIADTPVNSSWTSTCIAQGDCILLLANADTEPHIGEYERLLLKSRSTVRTELILLHAERYVEPGSTYKWLHNRPWIDSHHHMEFVARRYTNSDEAGTTSSTENIVVQHSKKHNIVERFKQQHDSITKLTKKTQENFAKLIPDSIKSTVARYRHNKGYELSMRPHKNDFLRLARILSNQAIGVVFGGGGARGISHLGILKAIEDAGIPIDLIGGTSIGSFIGGLYAKDFDLVPIYGRVKKFSGRISSLWRMVLDLTWPFTSYTSGHEFNRGIWKAFGDFRIEDFWIQFYCNSTNITESLHEIHSSGYAWRYIRASMSLAGLLPPMIDSNGSMLLDGGYVDNLPVAEMKRRGCNTIFAVDVGSVDDRTPMDYGDSLSGMWILLNRWNPFSSHPNVPSMAEIQMRLGYVGSVNALEKAKNTPGVIYVRPPIENYATLDFAKFEEIYRVGEAYGHDFIENLKETRQMSNIPGTINSNNNNDEMVEFSTPSVLQRRYSI from the coding sequence ATGTCGGcattaaataatactacAAAATTAGAATATCTCTCGTCATCTACTCCCGAGTTTTCTAATGTCATTCAAACTACAACCACAACTATATTTTCTACAATGGCTGTGGATAATgaattgttattaccattattttctttccctGTAAATGTGGCTCTAAAATTCACTTCAATATCCACTAAATTAGTAAACAGACTTTTGTCCCTTGTTGGTTGGATTTTAGCTAAGTCTTCTTGGAAATTGattaaattgtttttcatgAGAGTTCCGTATTGGATTCTCTATTCAAATTTCCAGATCACTTTGCCTTTAAGCACTTTGTTTTTTGGAGTCttcatattattatgtaCCACCTACATTTTAGTcaataatcattttttGCACGCTTATTCCAAATTGAAACCTGGCAACGAGTTTGAAtcggaaaaaaaattaaagaataaaatgCTACTAGACGAAATGATGTTTTTACAATCCTCTTCTTTGTCCTCTGGATCAGCCTCCGCATTATTGCCcaataaaaagaacaaaTCTTCAAATGGAATCTTCAGTTCCTATTTGGATGAATTCTTAAGTGCTATCAGAATTTTTGGTTACTTGGAAAAACCGGTCTTTCATGaattaacaaaatcaaTGAGAACACAGAGATTAGAGGAGGGTGAAATTCTATTATTAGAAGACTCATTGGGATTTGCTATTCTAGTAGAAGGTTCTATAGAAATATATCACAAAGTAGAAGCCAATAACAACGACTTCAAGAATGATTCCCGTGATATTCTACACAACAAAAATAGCGCAATAACCCAGGatttttatgaaaatagtgaagatgaagatcTTGATGACGACAATGAAGACCATGCCAGCGTAAAAAGTAATTATTGTCGTATTAATGGCGAAAAATTTCAGttgttaaataatattaaaacagGTAACCAAATATCTTCTCTAGTAAGTATATTGAAGTTATttactaataatagtgaAATTGAAAGAGAAGTAAATTCCATTTCTTCGTACCAAAGAGATTATTCATTCATTTATAACTCGTTAAATAATCACAGAGATTCACCTTTATCTCCAACAAATATAAAGCCTAATAATTCAATACCTTCCACTATTAATGATACCTCTACTAATACTGCCAATGCtactaataccaataataccaataatgacatttgttttaattctCCTCGTAGTACCACGCCaattaccaaaaatatgaaaaatattaatattgaatCAATTGATCGTAATTATAATCATAAAACTACTGACAACGAAAGTATTTCTCAGATTCCATCACATGTAAATAACCAAGATGTtcaaaatgatattttagGCTCCTCACTTTATGACAATCATGTCACACTACCAAATTTGATTGCAAAGGCCTCCGAAGACTGTACCATTGCCATAATTCCAGCCGAGGccttcaaaaaattaaccaCTAAATATCCACGTTCTGCTTCCCATATTATTCAAATGATTCTAACGAAATTATATCGAGTAACTTTCCAAACAGCTCATAAATATCTAGGATTGACAAAGGAAATTATACATACCGAAGTTGTATTAAACAGAAATGTTAAAGTAGAACTACCCTATTATTTGAAGCAAACAATAATTAGGACTATCAATGATGACTATAATTTGGTTTCTCCAGatagtaaaaataacagcACTACCAACGatatcaataacaataaaaacaataataataataataataataataataataatgctagTCATACTACTACCACGAGTACGAATACCAATGGTATCAGCAgtagtaatagtagtacTAGCAGTAGTACTAGTAACAGTAGTGCTCATCATAATAATGCTAGTAACAGTACAATTACAAGCCCATCGATGCATCTCAGAAAGTCTTTTAATAGTAAGCTTGTTGTTGCATCAGTAAAATCGCAGCCTGGCATAGTGGGTTCAAGAAATGTcattttaaattcaaaagataataaagttCATCCGGGTGATTTACTTTCCAATGTTCCCTTATCAAGAGCCACATTTGTGGCCGTACCGGCTTCATCGCCTTctgcttcttcttcatcgcAGCCCTCTTCTATTGCTACTTCCAACAATGCACATAATATACATGGTATTAAGCAAATCAATTCCAAACAAACTTCCAGTATTAGTGACAGTAATAAAAGTGGTATCAATGCTATACCAAAGTTAAATGCCAGTTTTAAATCGCAACTAATGGATTCAAAGGCGTTGTTAAATAATGAGAGATCTCCTTCTCCATCGAATAGAAGTGGTGTCTCTAGAAACCATTATTTTGTATCTCAACATTCCGCACCAATAGATTGCTATGGCTTTGATTCCAAGAGTATATGTCCACCAAGTAAATGCAATAGACCACCAACACAGCAACATCCGGAACAGATTCACGATGAAGGTTTGTTGACTAAATCATTTTCTGCCCAGGAGGAGACCGAGGAGAGTTCTTGGAGAATTGCGCTAGTAGAAGGCATATTTTCGTACTTAGGTATTACAAAAGATAACATCTTGCCCGGTCACACCTTACATAATAATCGTTTACAACTTACAGCTCCTGATTCTTCATCCCTTTTCACTTCTAATAGTAGGTTAAGTAGTAGAAGAACATCTTTATCCAGCAACACTTATACTATAAATTCGAAGGATGGTATTTCTGTTTACAAATTATTGAATCCAGAGAATACTGCAAAAtctaaaaggaaaaatacCAGTAACcaaagaataaataataaagaatataaaGAATGTATGCCAACTAACTTGGATTTTGATACTGCCAAAAGGGAATTTGCTGAAAAATTAGAACCAGCCTATATTCCAAAGGGAAGCTTTATAGCGAGACAAAATTCTATGATTGCAGGactatattatataatttctGGCGAGTTGGAAGTATTACATACAGATGATAGCGATGATGGTAAAGAGAAAACTTTATATGTTGTTAAGTCAAATGGTATAACTGGATATTTAGCCTCCTTAATTGGTTCGAAATCTTTGGTAAGTATAAGAGCTCGGTCAAATTCATATGTCGTGTTCTTACCTTCGGATTCAATCGAGAGGCTATGCAGTAAGTATTTCATGATATACTTGAGGATAGCTGAAACTTTGACCGACCTACTAAGTCCTAAAATTCTAAAGCTAGATTATGCCTTGGAGTGGGTACAATTGGATTCTTCAGAGGTTTTATTTAAGCAAAATGATCCAGCTAGTGGAATTTACGTTGTGATAAATGGTAGATTGAGagaaatttttgaaagtgAGAAATCGAAAGATAAGTCCgctttcaaaaataacaagaaATCACCTAGACAAAAGCAGGAAGCAAATGAAAACGTACATATTATTAGAGAGTATGCGCAAGGTGAAAGTTTTGGGGAGGTGGAAGTACTCACTGCCTCTAGTCGTTTATCTACGGTGATAGCTATTCGTGATACTGAATTGGCAAGAATTCCAAGAAGCTTATTTGAAATTCTAGCTTTAGAACATCCGTCAATAATGATTAGAGTTAGCAGATTAGTTGCGAAACAAATTTTACAAAGAAATCCCCATTACTCCGAAGAACCTTCTAAAATTGTTAGTAGTAATGGTTATAAATATGACTTTGATCTATCGATTCCTCCTGCACCAAGATCAACCAACAATAGTGGAAGAAACCAGAATTTAAATAACTATAGAACAATATGTATTTTGCCTATCACTAGTGGCTTACCTGTGGAAGAATTTGCTCTGAAACTAACATATGCATTTAAACAAGTTGGCCGATCGGTAATTGCTCTAGATCAACGAGCCACTTTGTCGCACTTGGGTCGTCATgcttttgataaatttgcTAATCTAAAACAATCTGGTTATTTTGCTGATTTGGAAGAGAATTATCAAACTGTGGTTTATATTGCGGATACTCCGGTCAACTCATCATGGACCTCTACGTGTATAGCTCAGGGGGATTGTATCTTGTTGTTGGCTAATGCTGATACTGAGCCGCATATTGGCGAATATGAAAGATTATTGCTAAAATCCAGATCAACTGTTAGAACAGAACTAATATTACTACATGCTGAAAGATATGTTGAACCGGGTTCGACTTATAAGTGGTTGCATAATAGGCCCTGGATTGATTCCCATCACCATATGGAATTTGTTGCTAGGAGGTATACTAATAGCGATGAAGCTGGCACTACCTCTTCAACAgaaaatattgttgttcAACACAGCAAAAAACACAATATTGTGGAGCGATTTAAACAGCAACATGATTCAATCACCAAattgacaaaaaaaacacaagaGAATTTTGCAAAACTAATTCCAGATTCCATAAAAAGCACTGTAGCTAGATACAGACATAACAAGGGTTATGAACTATCCATGCGCCCTCATAagaatgattttttaagGTTGGCTAGAATCTTATCAAATCAAGCAATTGGTGTTGTTTTTGGCGGAGGTGGTGCTAGAGGTATTAGCCATTTGGGTATATTAAAGGCTATTGAAGATGCAGGGATTCCAATAGATTTGATTGGTGGTACAAGTATCGGCTCGTTTATTGGTGGATTATATGCTAAAGATTTCGATTTGGTGCCCATTTACGGTCGtgttaaaaaattcagCGGAAGAATAAGTTCGTTATGGAGAATGGTACTCGATTTAACATGGCCATTTACTAGTTACACTTCAGGTCATGAATTTAACCGTGGTATTTGGAAAGCATTTGGTGATTTTAGAATAGAGGATTTTTGGATTCAATTTTACTGCAATTCTACAAATATTACTGAAAGTTTACACGAAATTCATTCTAGTGGGTATGCTTGGAGGTATATTAGAGCGTCCATGTCATTAGCTGGACTTTTACCACCAATGATAGATAGTAATGGCTCGATGTTATTGGATGGTGGATACGTAGATAATTTGCCCGTGGCCGAGATGAAGCGCAGGGGTTGTAACACAATATTTGCTGTAGATGTTGGGTCAGTCGATGATAGAACACCGATGGATTATGGAGATTCTTTAAGTGGGATGtggattttattaaataggTGGAATCCATTTAGTTCACATCCAAATGTACCCAGCATGGCAGAAATACAAATGAGGCTAGGTTATGTAGGGAGTGTTAATGCATTGGAAAAGGCCAAAAATACTCCAGGTGTTATATATGTAAGACCGCCCATTGAGAACTACGCCACGTTAGATTTTGCTAAATTCGAAGAGATTTACAGGGTAGGGGAGGCTTACGGTCatgattttattgaaaatctAAAAGAAACACGTCAGATGTCAAATATACCTGGTACAattaatagcaataataataatgatgaaatGGTGGAGTTTTCTACTCCAAGTGTATTACAAAGAAGATAtagtatataa
- a CDS encoding uncharacterized protein (similar to Saccharomyces cerevisiae YML065W | ORC1 | Origin Recognition Complex (paralog of YLR442C | SIR3)), with protein sequence MSDASPLKNWDIIQVDKEGNPIVVLPRSTRSTRNALAFQTYYKIVNTHDRSITFMVGDVVVFKYNTAVNSTYLIKEIRHDGTNNTVEIFGFDFLRWYELDGKDYFNKYNPKILEEHPNEDNSFYQDLLLQEVDTKELFLTAEVTTLHLSDFIRVLNVVDLQTYLELKEKNSIEDVYFVHRSAIPQGKYLKEIDYNKVLEIIKTEDTIASHRYMIDLTTDPDGAKNKRQNTSVTSREDKLYSNNTQHLNAKKLKEKKRQSPLSSLSSRAATASGRSSKGQQGTFKVNNKAASLNESFLVKNQIEGIDNTEGRNGLLVDARGKEDGNSGGVSGTPRRSLRKNKTAINYDESDDFEDELGNYGVISESEEEEEEEEGEEEDDDIDLDDDLDDEDTRTNNTSNKRRRVITLADIIKKYTRRNVARTKGSYKSFSKRFKSVQDIPDLTDLADFNDKKIKAEVSMLEKKLVSPTKKPTHETIFFKVKSRLYSTDSANNIETQEAIKSAAASQIRTLLPARDNEFAQLYLSIYNAIETGVGSSVYISGTPGVGKTLTLREVVKDLLISSDQGEIPSFQYIEINGLKLVHPNNSYEVFWNKISGEKLTPSASLESLEYYFNKVPKNKKRTIVVLLDEMDTLVTKKDQDIMYNFFNWPTYPNSKLVVIAVGNTMDLPERLLSNKISSRLGLTRIPFPGYTHHELMAIIQSRLKGLNECFFFVNKKTGRATLATDENQSISPAADEYKKVKVVIEDDAIEIIARKIASVSGDARSALKICKRGIEIAEADYLEKHGYDIDTELNVTEGTKQVNDGHQTLANNVFADENDEIEIQKVDISHVMKAINETNSTPSSQFLSRLPFSAKLFLHAYLSLLKKNKKSDQSAGDIIDEVKLLIDVNGNNKYINDIKSFLYCYQADGTYEMRMIDWDYIINQLIDAGVISKQNIVNERSATIKLNISPEEISNVFKQDEVFKKL encoded by the coding sequence ATGTCTGATGCATCACCCTTAAAAAATTGGGATATAATTCAGGTTGATAAGGAAGGTAATCCTATTGTGGTTTTACCACGATCTACACGGTCCACCAGAAACGCTTTGGCATTTCAGACTTACTATAAAATAGTAAATACACATGATCGCTCAATTACGTTTATGGTTGGTGATGTTGTAgtgtttaaatataatactGCAGTAAATTCCACATATTTGATTAAAGAAATTCGTCATGATGGTACAAACAACACTGTAGAAATTTTTGgctttgattttttaagaTGGTATGAGTTAGATGGGAAAGattattttaacaaatacAATCCAAAAATACTAGAAGAGCACCCAAACGAGGACAACTCCTTTTATCAGGATCTTTTATTACAGGAGGTAGATACCAAAgagttatttttaacagcTGAAGTAACAACTTTGCATCTAAGTGATTTCATTAGAGTTTTGAATGTCGTGGATTTGCAAACGTACTTAGAACTGAAGGAGAAAAACTCTATAGAGgatgtttattttgtacATAGATCAGCGATACCCCAaggtaaatatttaaaagaaattgatTATAACAAAGTTTTGGAAATTATTAAGACAGAAGATACAATTGCTTCACACAGATATATGATTGATTTGACTACAGACCCAGATGGTGCTAAAAATAAGCGCCAAAACACATCAGTTACTTCTAGAGAAGACAAACTGTACTCAAATAATACGCAACATTTAAACgctaaaaaattaaaagaaaaaaaaagacaatcccctttatcatcattatcgtCTAGAGCAGCTACTGCCAGTGGAAGAAGCAGCAAAGGCCAGCAGGGCACTTTCAAAGTTAATAACAAAGCCGCCTCACTCAATGAAAGTTTTCTTGTTAAAAATCAGATTGAAGGCATTGACAATACTGAAGGGAGGAATGGACTATTAGTTGATGCACGTGGTAAAGAGGATGGGAATAGTGGAGGTGTTAGTGGTACACCAAGACGGTCATTAAGGAAGAATAAAACAGCCATTAATTATGATGAATCTGATGACTTTGAAGATGAGCTTGGTAACTATGGGGTTATTTCCGAATCTgaggaggaagaggaagaggaggAAGGGGAGGAGGAAGATGACGATATTGACCTTGATGACGACTTGGATGATGAAGACACCCGAACCAATAACACCTCGAATAAAAGGAGAAGAGTTATAACATTAGCTgacataataaaaaaatatacaagaAGAAATGTTGCGAGAACTAAGGGGTCATACaaatcattttcaaaaagatttaaatcGGTTCAGGACATTCCAGATTTGACGGACTTGGCTGActttaatgataaaaaaataaaagctgAAGTGTCTAtgcttgaaaaaaaattggttagTCCTACGAAAAAGCCCACACATGAGacgattttttttaaagttaaatcTAGGCTATATTCTACAGATTCTGCAAACAACATTGAAACACAAGAGGCTATAAAGAGTGCTGCTGCAAGTCAAATTCGTACCCTGTTACCCGCTCGGGATAATGAGTTTGCGCAGTTATATTTAAGCATTTATAATGCAATAGAGACTGGTGTGGGATCATCGGTTTATATTTCTGGGACACCGGGGGTTGGGAAAACATTGACTCTGCGTGAAGTAGTTAAGGATTTATTGATTTCTAGTGATCAAGGTGAAATTCCAAGCTTTCAATATATAGAGATCAATGGTTTGAAATTAGTTCATCCTAATAATAGTTACGAGGTTTTTTGGAACAAAATTTCTGGTGAAAAGTTGACGCCCAGTGCTTCTTTAGAATCGTTAGAGTATTACTTTAATAAAGTGCCGAAGAATAAGAAACGAACAATTGTGGTGTTATTGGACGAAATGGATACTCTGGTGACTAAGAAAGACCAGGACATtatgtataatttttttaattggcCAACATATCCCAATTCAAAGCTTGTTGTGATTGCAGTGGGTAATACAATGGATTTACCAGAGAGGCTATTGAGcaataaaatatcttcAAGATTGGGTTTGACAAGGATACCATTCCCGGGCTACACCCACCACGAATTAATGGCCATTATCCAATCGAGGTTGAAGGGGTTAAATgagtgtttttttttcgttaataaaaaaactggGCGTGCAACATTAGCTACAGATGAGAACCAATCCATTTCACCAGCTGCTGATGAATATAAGAAGGTTAAGGTAGTAATTGAAGACGATGCCATTGAAATCATTGCTAGAAAAATAGCTAGCGTTAGTGGAGATGCCAGAAGTGCTTTGAAGATCTGTAAGAGAGGGATTGAAATTGCAGAAGCCGATTATTTAGAAAAGCATGGTTATGACATTGATACAGAATTGAATGTGACTGAGGGTACTAAACAGGTTAATGATGGGCATCAAACTCTGGCCAACAATGTTTTTGcagatgaaaatgatgaaatTGAAATACAAAAGGTTGATATTTCACATGTTATGAAAGCTATTAATGAAACAAATAGTACTCCGTCCTCTCAATTTTTGAGCCGATTACCCTTTTCCgcaaaattatttttacatgcatatttatctttactaaagaaaaataagaaaagcGATCAGAGTGCTGGCGACATAATTGATGAGGTTAAACTATTAATTGAtgttaatggtaataataagtacataaatgatattaaatcCTTTCTATACTGTTATCAGGCAGATGGTACGTATGAAATGAGAATGATTGATTGGGATTATATAATCAATCAATTAATTGATGCTGGTGTTATATCAAAGCAAAATATAGTAAACGAAAGATCTGCTACCATAAAACTAAATATTTCTCCTGAAGAAATTAGCAACGTTTTCAAACAAGATGAggtatttaaaaaattatag
- the LSM3 gene encoding U4/U6-U5 snRNP complex subunit LSM3 (similar to Saccharomyces cerevisiae YLR438C-A | LSM3 | Like SM) yields MSSSLATPHTVASDVSSIQSTPKTTTSSSDTPLDLLRLNLDEEVYVKLRGCREIVGTLQAFDSHCNLVLSDAIETIYELNEEDNEKLTSSNKSSEMLFIRGDTVLLVTTPVARTAKGKESGEKK; encoded by the coding sequence ATGTCCTCTTCTCTTGCTACCCCCCATACAGTTGCATCTGATGTATCTTCTATACAGTCTACACCAAAAACAACCACTTCATCTTCTGATACCCCTTTGGATTTACTACGATTAAATTTAGATGAAGAAGTTTATGTTAAATTACGTGGGTGCCGTGAGATTGTTGGTACTTTACAAGCCTTTGATTCACATTGTAACTTAGTATTAAGTGATGCTATTGAAACTATTTACGAGCTaaatgaagaagataatgaaaaattgacAAGTTCTAACAAAAGTTCGGAAATGCTATTTATCAGAGGGGATACTGTTTTATTAGTTACTACACCTGTAGCAAGAACAGCTAAGGGAAAAGAGTcaggagaaaaaaaataa